TTTTAATTTGTGAATTTGATTTGATTGGTTCTGTTTTAGATTTTCGCAAAGCCGTTTGTTGGAGCAATGGATGGGCATGTAGATGCTATTTCGTGCATGGCCAAAAACATGAACCATTTGGTTGGGATATTCTCCGGTTCTATGGATGGAGGTACTTGTACTTTGCTTTGTCTATTATCCGCATCCCACTTCCGTTTTTGTGTTGCAAAATCTAATGTGTGTTTGATTTCTCAAACTAACTAGTCGATTACTTTTTGCAGATATTCGGCTTTGGGATATAGCTTCCAGGTAATCCTAGACTCACAAATGTTTCTTGTCCCTTTTTGGGTCTCTTGAAATGTTATGACATTTTCATTTAGACATTAGGCACGGCAAAGTCTTTGGTTTGTACCTACATAAAATGGAGTGGAGCTAAAGTTTCTATGTCAATAATAAAAATGGTGGTGAAAGAGTGGTTCTCTATATATTTGTTCAGTTTGTTAGTGGTTCACAAACTGACAGTGGTTTGGATCAGAAACCCCTGAACCCATAAGCTTGTTGAATTTTACATATAGTTTTGATCTACATTGTCATTTTGCTCCTACATTGTTGAAATTTATATATCTTTATCATTTTATGAACAAAATAGGCGCACAGTTCAGCGGTTTCCTGGCCACCAAGGTGCTGTGCGAGGTTTAGCAGTATCTACAGATGGACGGGTACTTGTTTCTTGTGGAACTGATTGCAGGTAAGCATAACTGTCTGGATCCATTCCTGTTTTCCCTCTATGCTTAAATTTTCTAGTCATGTATGAAGATTGTCCACCCATAAGGCAGTTTGGATGACCTTATATAAATAGTGCTTTTTATTTACAGTGTCAGGCTCTGGGCCATACCTATTTCCACTGCTATGGAGCTAGATGTCCTTACTGATAACTCTGTTGAGGTATTGCCTTCCTACCACTTTTATATCTCCTATGACTTATTATTTTATTTTGTTCATTTAAATCTTACCACTCTAACTACTATGTTAATTCCAGCCTCTGGAAACTTATGTGTGGAAAAATGCATTTAGGTAAGTATATAAACTCAAATTTTCAGATTATATGTTTCTTAATTAGTTAATTTCGCATGTAAAACTATATGTTATAATTTAAAAATGTTTCTACTATTGACGTCTGTGTAATTTTTTTCAGGTCTGTTGATCACCAATGGAATTTTGATCGTTTTGCCACAGGTGGAGCTGGTGTAGATATATGGAACCACAACAGGTTTTAGTCGTCCACGTATTTATCTAGGGAAAAAAAAAAAAAAAGTTATTTTCTTCCACAACATGACAACAAAAATGTACTTTGTGATGCATAGGTCTGCACCAGAACAGAGTCTCGAATGGGGAACAGACACAGTTATATCTGTCCGGTTTAATCCTGGACAGCCTGAACTTTTGGCAACATCTGCAAGGTATGCGCCGCCGATCATTTTAGTTAAGATTTTTGGAACAAATATTAATTAGAAAGAAAACTGTAGCTTGATCAATTAGATATCATGTCCCTTTTATGTTATAATTTTAGGTTCTGTACAGATTCCTTTCTTGTTTGAGCATTGTCATGCTGCTTGTTCTGCTGTCAGTATTATATTTTGTTCAGGGAAGCATCTTCCTCTCAAGTTGATATGACACTTGAAATATAGTGAAGCTACTTGGTCTAAAGAATACACACGTACTTTTGAAAGTTGTTGATGATGTTTAGAATGTGAAATAACCAAGTAGTACATTTCTTTGAGGTAGTTGGTTTTGTTGTTAGAATAGTATAATAATTTAGGTGGACATATGAACTGCATTTATTGGAGGAAATTGGGTGTGTGTTGTTTTTTTTTTTTCCCAAATAAAGCATAATGATTACTGACATTTGTAGTTAGGCTTTGGTTGTGCACATGATATCCCGTATTTTCTGTGGATTTTCTTCTCTTTTTTTGGCGAGCTAATTTCAGGATGTAGAGGCTAAAAGAAAAGTGTAATTTTCAACGTAGCTTTTAACATTAGGCATTTCTGGACGAAGAAACCTCCTTTCTGCAGTTGAGGGGCACTATTTTGGTCACTTACGTTAGCTAAGGATCTTTTCTCATAGAATATAGACCCAATGGATAATTCTGCTCAAGGAGTTTATAGTACCATCAGATGTCTTGGATATCCATGAGCTACCCTAGGCTGTAAATATTTTCTACAGCCACCCTAAGCTGTATATGTGATGTGATTAACGTGGTGTTTCTGTATGCTTTCATGATATTGTTTCTTTCTCTCTTTGCTTTTCTCTAAATTGAAGTTAAATGCTGAATGTAGGAGTGACATTATGTATTTTTCTGTTTTGTAGTGATCGCAGCATAGCATTATATGACTTGCGCATGGGGAAACCGACAACGAAGCTTATCATGGCGGTATTATTACTATATTAGTTCTAGATATTAATTTGGTGCTGGCTGTTTTCAAACTTCCCTTTCTTACTTTTAATGTGGTTTGTGGTTAAATTAGTAAACCTTGTTTCTTGAAGGGGAGCTTTGCACTTCTAACTTGTTTTTCTTTTGACAGACAAAAACCAATTCTATTTGTTGGAATCCAATGGAGCCATTCAACTTCACTGCTGTGAGTGCACTTATATACTTTTTATCTTTTGCAAATTGTTCGGAGAAAAGGAAAGATGTATGGTATTGGGTAGATGTGCTTTGCTGGCTGTCCTTTAGATGATTTGGAGGGATAGGCACAGATAAATTTTTGAGGAAACTTGTGAGGATGTAGAGTACTTGTGGGAAAGGGTTCCATTTTGGGCATCTCTCTTGGTGTCAGTTTTTTCAAGAGTTTAAAGATTACTCTCTTCAGGCCATTCTTTGTTATTGGGATGCAGTGGTGTTCTAGTTCTTAGATGCTTGTTTTTATTCTTTCCTTTGTGTTCTATGTGGATATAGTTATGTTTTAACATTTGGTTCTACCACTTTCAGTCCACTTAGGGAAAACAGACTTATTTCTTGTTTCTGTACTACAGTCCGTCGAACAGTATTAGATTGTTCTTTATCTAAAGAGTTTAGCATAGAATTTATTCTACCTTATATAGCAATTTCTTGTATTTGAGGTTCTAATCCAATTCCTCAATTACACAGGCAAATGAGGACTGCAACTGCTATAGCTTTGATTGTAGAAAGCTTAATGCAGCAACGTGTGTGCACAAAGATCATGTCTCTGCTGTGTAAGTTGATCATTATGTAATTGAAATTTTTCTTTCACGTCTTAACTATTAAAGTCTATTAGTCTCATTGTGCATGTGGTAGATCTTATATGGCTTGCATACCAAATTCTATATGTTTTGTTTTTCAGGATGGACATAGATTATTCACCAACTGGTCGAGAATTTGTAACCGGATCATATGATAGAACAGTGAGTTTTGTAGTTTTAACTAGTTAAATCCCATCTCAACAATTCCGTAATTGTCTAGAAGTGCTGTGGTGATAATAACATATGTTTTTTTCAGGTGAGAATTTTCCAGTATAATGGTGGTCACAGTAGGGAGATTTATCATACAAAGAGAATGCAAAGGTTAGCCCCCATTTATCTCTTGATTGTTTGGCTTCTTGGATTTTGTTGAAGACATGTAACAAACTATATCCAAATCACACTGTCCACTTTCTTAACAATTTGGCTGTTGGAGTTTGACAGAATAAAGTGAAAATATATCTTTTTTACTTTAGGGATCATTGAACCTGTTGTTTCTCTTCCCCTTTCTTGTAGGGTTTTCTGTGTCAAGTACAGCTGTGATGCTAGTTATGTTATTTCTGGGAGTGATGACACTAATCTTAGGCTTTGGAAGGCTAAAGCATCAGAACAACTGGGTGTTGTAAGTCATTTCTTCCTTTCCTCATGTCTCAATTGTTGCCTTGGCATCTTAAACATGTGTTTTCGATTCTCTATATAGATTGTCTGTAGTGTAAATGATTTTGTTTTGTTATCCTGCAGCTTCTTCCAAGGGAAAAGAAAAGGCATGAATATCTGGAAGCTGTCAAGAATCGCTACAAGCACCTCGCTGAAGTGAAGCGTATAGTGAGGTATAAAAGGATACAAGAATTTAGAATCTTATTGGCTCTGCAGATTTTATTTACATATATAAATATCTACGTTTGTATGGGTTCTATAAAAGATAACACAAGTATGCTTATCTCACTGTGTATCATAAGACCATTTCATGATTCTGAGGTCAAAGGTAACAAGCATGTTATTAAGTATAGTTTTCCCCGTATAGAGACACCATTGTTGATTCTGTGTTGAAAGCCTGTTGTTATGTGTCCGTAATCTGTATTATAAATTTCTAGCGGATTATCTACCATGACCCAATTGAAGAAATGCTTTTAAAAGCTAAAAGTTTATTTATGGCACTACTCCCAAGTATGTGATTGTTTTGCACATCATTTTATTAATATGGGTCGTGGATAGGTTCATTTGAACTTTCTGGTTAGAGATATGGTCCCTAATTTTGCAATTGTTGCATATGGTGTTTCTGCAGGCACCGCCACTTGCCGAAAGCAATATACAAGACAACTGCTCTCCGGCGTACAATGATTGAAGCAGAACGCAGGAGAGAAGAGAAGAGGAAAGCTCACAGTGCCCCAGGAAGCTCTACATCAAAGCCATTACGGCAGAGAAGAATTGTGCGTGTTGAGGAGTGAGTTATACCGGGAGGTGCATGCTGGTAGACAACTGCTGCAGCGAAGGATGACCTTTCATACTCAAGTTTCCTTTCAAGTTTACAGCATGGTTCATTTCTTCGGTTAGTGACTTCCCAATCACAGAAAATATTGACTTGCGGAATGTCTGGGGCCTTTGGCTTTGTATTTACCTAAAATTTTGCAGAAATGTGTGATGGCTTGCCATTGTACTATTAAGCTTGTAACTGTAGATCATATAATAGTTGAATTAAAATGTGACATTTACAGTTGAAACTATCTTGACAAGCTTTTAGTCATACAAGGGTTTCATGTTACATGGAATCATGAAATATAATGCATAGGTTCTCAGTGGAAGAGGATAGTATGTGATTACTCTACGCAGAAGACCGGTTTTGGATAGGTTAATCTGGAAGTTCTCAACAGATGGAATGTTCTCGGTAAAGACGGCATACCAGTTTGCTTTCGCCCACTCCCCAAGTCGCACCTCCTCTGCTTTTCTCAGAGAGTTCATTTTGGAAGTTGTGGAATTTCGGTTCCAAATTGGCCTAAAATGAAGTGTTGTTGAATTCTCATCTTGGAGGGTTTGCTGGATATACTGCGTTTACTTGGTAATCTGGCTTACAAAAGAGTAAGGTTGAATTTCCCTCCATCAAAATCGCTGATTCAAAGCAAAATAACCTATTAGCACAGATGATGTGCTATAGCTTGGTTTCTAGTCATAATGATGTTCTTAGTTGGTTGATATACTGTGCGGGACAGCTCTCTGTAGCTCTCTTTGGGAAGTTGATTGTACAACATGAAACTATCCACAAGTCCCAGAATGAAACCTGTTGTAGTGTTGTGTGTTGGTCTCCCCCTTCTGGTGGAGTTCTGAAAATAAGTGTGGATGGAGCTTTCAGTCATCTTACAAAGGAGGTTTTGGGTTTGTAATACGGGATGTGTCGGGAACGATGGTGGCTGGGGGAGCTTGTCTGATGTGATGTCTCCTGAGCATGCGGAAGTGCTGGCCTGTAAGAAGGCTTTAGAGTTTGTTGTTGCTCACTCATTCGCACCAGCTAAATTAGTAACAGACGCATCAGAGGTTCAGCTGATGCTTAGCAATCCTTCTGCTGCTAATACACCAGTGCTGAAAGGTTGTATGATGACTTGGGAGTTATTTTGGAGTCTACTCAGAATCTCAGATGCTGGTGGTTTATATAGGCAGGATAGGCAATTTAGTTGCTCATCAATAGCTGCTTATGCTTGTTAAGTTCATTTTTTTCTTGAAGCCGCGATTGAAATATATATGCTGATGCTTAAGAGAAGATCTTTGGTAACAAAGGAAACCGTCCAGAGTTTTCATTTTCCTACAGCTAAAATGATTGTTTTCTTTGGAGCAGAAACGATTACTTTTTTCACCTCATTACCACATCTCATAATGCGGAATGTTTTCAATAAACAGTTGTATCTGCACATACTATGTGATGTCAACGCTGTCGATTATTTCAAATAACGAATAGGCGACGGCACACTGAGCAGTGAGCACAACCAACTAGCCAAGAAGAGGTAACTGACAGTTCGGACAGCATGTTGTAGACACTGTAGGGCAGACACACTCAAAAGAAATGCGGTGCTAAACCTCGTTACTTCATGCATTAAAGCTTAGATTTCATAGCACAATTAGTAACGAAAAGATCCATGTTACATTTCGCTACAGATACAACACAGCCAGAACCGTTTTACAAACCAAAACCCAGCATAGATTTCTAACATGCTGAGCACTTCAACTGAGATTTATATAATCCGCTAATATTAATAAGCAATCCATTAGATGATTCCTATATGGCCTATCTAACATCACAAACTGCCTCTAGTGGAACAAATATGAGCAACAAGTTTATTATTTATATAAGAGATGCCGTGCTATTTTTCCATCCAAATGATCTACGCTTAGCCTTTGGGGAAGTGAAACTAAGCCCAAACATTCCCTTGAGGGCCTGCCCTTGCTCTGCAAACCTGACCAGCTTTGCGACAATGGAAGCACTCTCGGTTACATGGTTCATATCCTCTGTGTTACTCCATAGGCGGTTGGCCAGCTGCAGCCTCCTGCGCTTTGAGTCCAGTGCAATACCCCACTTCTCAAAGAGTCGCTTCCTCTCTTTTTCCGAAAATCGTCTCTGCATCAGCTTGCTTAACATCTGTCTCTCACGAGCAATAGCTCTCTTACTGTGTATCAAAATAAACATGTCAGATTATTTGAAGGTTCAGGTATAAATTGCTGCATAAATATGTCCATGGAACCATAAGTCCAAAATTTTACAGACTCTAACACAAGTCTAGAATCATGTGACAATCTATATAATCTTGGCGTATTGGCTGGTGTATTGAAATTCAACCTGTATCAGCTGATGTGTGCCAGTTATATCTGATTTAGTCAAATTGACAATTACATTTAACTGAGTAGCCATGTGAAATCACAATCATCAAGAAGATTTTACTGAAATGAGTAGCAACAGACTGAAAGTGAATGGGTTAGTAGAGGGAGAGAGAACCTTGAAGACAAAGTCAAAGTCTGACCATCTTCCACAGCCTGATCTCTATGGGAATAAGTATCCTTTAGGAAAGAAAGCCTTCTGAGCTCTACCTCCATGTAAATGGAATCTGTAGGATCACCTTTGAATAGCAAGTAAAAGTAGGTTCTATGGACCACTGATATGCAGCAAGCCTCCCAAAGTTCAAATATGGCCTTTTGCTGTCTCTGAAATTCCAGAGGCCAATCAGGAGTTTCCGATACGTCAAGCGTTGGATCAATTCCTACATCTTTCCCACTCTTCTCAAACTTTCCAGCTGCTCCTGTTTCATGGTCCTGCTCCTGCCACATTCAGAGTGATATGAAGAAGCAAAAAGTGTCATAAGAAGCTGAAACTCGTATACACAAAAC
The window above is part of the Fragaria vesca subsp. vesca linkage group LG2, FraVesHawaii_1.0, whole genome shotgun sequence genome. Proteins encoded here:
- the LOC101299339 gene encoding DDB1- and CUL4-associated factor 13-like translates to MKVKVISRSTDEHTKERSQDLQRVFHNYDPTIRTQEKAVEYVRALNAAKLDRIFAKPFVGAMDGHVDAISCMAKNMNHLVGIFSGSMDGDIRLWDIASRRTVQRFPGHQGAVRGLAVSTDGRVLVSCGTDCSVRLWAIPISTAMELDVLTDNSVEPLETYVWKNAFRSVDHQWNFDRFATGGAGVDIWNHNRSAPEQSLEWGTDTVISVRFNPGQPELLATSASDRSIALYDLRMGKPTTKLIMATKTNSICWNPMEPFNFTAANEDCNCYSFDCRKLNAATCVHKDHVSAVMDIDYSPTGREFVTGSYDRTVRIFQYNGGHSREIYHTKRMQRVFCVKYSCDASYVISGSDDTNLRLWKAKASEQLGVLLPREKKRHEYLEAVKNRYKHLAEVKRIVRHRHLPKAIYKTTALRRTMIEAERRREEKRKAHSAPGSSTSKPLRQRRIVRVEE